Below is a genomic region from Rouxiella chamberiensis.
CTTCGCGAATCAATTATGTCTATTTTTACAGGTTATAAATACTCAAAAATTAAGAGCAAAGAATTTCTTGAATGGCGAGTCAATTTAAGGATTACAGGGTGTGTATTTCAAGCAAAGTCTAAGGGGTGGTTGTTCTTCTTCTCTGAAATAAATGATGAGGTATTTTTGCATGCAATGGACGCCTTTATTAATCGGCTATGTATTCGTTATAATGTAAAAATAAATGTAAAAAGTTTCGTAAGAGCATTTTACCAAGTCAAACATAATCGTTCTAAAACTAGTTATATTCCAAATTTTGATAACTATACTGAAGAGCAAATGTGTGATGTTCTTAATAAATACTTCAAAAAATCTACAGAAAACATGAGACTTGAGGAGATTAGTTATAACTTCAGGAAAAGAATCTCAAAACAAGTTAAAGAACTTGAAACGGATATTACTGATGCAGGTTATTAAATTAATTTGTTTTTTCATTTAGCAAATAATCACTGAATGATTGGAGCATTTTTTTTCGACTTTCTAAATACTGCGCATGATTGTAAGTTCCGCGAATTGAGTTTTTATCAACATGCGCAAGTTGTAACTCTATCCAGGCGCTATCAAAACCTTGCTCATGCAAGATAGTGCTCATGGTGTGCCTGAATCCATGTCCTGTGGCTTTCCCATGATACCCGATCAGTTTTAGTACCTTATTAATGCTCCCTTCACTCATCGGCTTACTGGCATTATTGCGCCCAGGGAACACGAGCTGGTAACGCCCTGTTAGCGTCTCTAACTGGCGTAGGATCTCCAGTGCCTGCGTTGATAATGGAACTAGGTGAGGACGTTTCATTTTCATGCGTTCCGCAGGGATCTCCCACATAGCATTTTCTAAATCAAACTCCTCCCATCTTGCTGCTCTTAACTCGATTGTTCGGGTGCCGGTTAGCATTAGCAGCTGCGTGGCCAATTTAGTTATGATGCTGCCTGAGTAGGAATCCAGAGCTTTTATAAAAGCAGGGAGTTCATCCGCCATCAGGAAGGGGTAGTGGTTTCTTTTTGGCGTCTGTAAGGCGCTGGCCAGATCTGGAGCTGGGTTATACGCGGCGCGGCCAGTAATAACAGCGTAGCGGAATACCTCTCCACAGCGTTGGCGTACTTTACTGGCTAATTCTACCGCTCCCCGACCTTCAATTTTCTGAAGTACAAGCAGCAAC
It encodes:
- a CDS encoding tyrosine-type recombinase/integrase: MPLSDIQIKRAKPTEKPYTLNDGNGLSLLVETSGAKGWRFRYRFAGKPKMISFGVYPAVSLADARARREEAKSQLAKGINPSEARKAGKLAQLSAAGNTFKAIALEWHAAKKASWTENYAQSVIRLLELNVFTFLGERAIDGIQPLELLLVLQKIEGRGAVELASKVRQRCGEVFRYAVITGRAAYNPAPDLASALQTPKRNHYPFLMADELPAFIKALDSYSGSIITKLATQLLMLTGTRTIELRAARWEEFDLENAMWEIPAERMKMKRPHLVPLSTQALEILRQLETLTGRYQLVFPGRNNASKPMSEGSINKVLKLIGYHGKATGHGFRHTMSTILHEQGFDSAWIELQLAHVDKNSIRGTYNHAQYLESRKKMLQSFSDYLLNEKTN